A segment of the Gossypium hirsutum isolate 1008001.06 chromosome D10, Gossypium_hirsutum_v2.1, whole genome shotgun sequence genome:
CTAAGAAGAGGGAGAATGCATCATAGATATACCTCTTTCAGGTTCAGCCTGTCAGCTCCTCCATTAAGCCCTattgatacaaggaaaataattaGAAATCAATAAGGATATACAGTCCCTTCTCATGATACAAGTAAAGCTAACTAACTGGAAAATGCCACCCACCCGTGCAACGTATTGCTCGGCATCAGTTCGTTTGAGAAAGTGCATTGAGTGACGAGCAAAATTGGCAGATTTATCACTGAGAATTATTCCACTACCCAAATCTTCAAGCACCCTTACCTTGATGTAGGGATCTTTTGGAGGCACCATATCCTAACAAACCAAGCAGTTTAGCCATTGCAATCTAATTAACAGTGACAGATGCTTTATAATGCTTTCTGAGAGAATAAAATCTGTATGGTGGAAGACAGTCCGTTTCCTGTTTAACTACATTGCAATTACTTGCTTAAATACGGTTTAGACTTACCAGAATCTTTCATTATTGGAACAGTATATTTGTTAGTTGTAACATCAATAACTAAATAATATTCTAAAGGGTTCCCTTTGTAAATTTTAATCAAAGGTTTGCATTGAGATACCCCAGAGCTGTAAGTTCTTACATGTAAAGTGTTTAATTCATAAGAGAGACCTTACCACATTCACATCAAGGCTCAGTTGTGACATGTATGATTTCAAAGACTTAGAATGATCTTTGAAATACTGTTCTTCTGAGTCACTGAACTTTTCCTGAATTTCACCTGGAAGTTCATGAAGCAAACCTACTTTCCATGCCAACTCTCTTATAATTTCTGCTCGGTTGTACCTGTGTAAAAAAATAGTAGGTTATGGTAAGAAACCGCATCTCAACATGTAAACTAGGGAATGACATCATAAGGTGTGAGAAACTTACACATATGCCATTAGGCAACGCTTGTTGCGAATTAGAGAAAGGTGGTGAATGAGTGCTCCATAGTGGTCTGCATTTCTAGCCGTTTGGACTTCCAGTCCCTCCTCTTGCATTTTCCTATCATAACATAAATCATGTTAAGGAGCTGAATATTTGGGCAACGGAAATTCGCTACTAAACTCTAAACCCAACCATTCTCcccaaaatgaaaataagagGCATCTCAAAGAGTGCATTGTACGTTCTGCAGTGTCAGCGCAACCAAAAACTTTAGACAGAATATCTCATTGCAATCACTTTTCAACCTCAAGATCTGGTAAAAGTTCATATATACAACCTACTGGAATTAGTATGCATAGAATTGAGAATAAAGATAAAAGTCCACTAGTTAACACGAATGCTACATTAAAGTTTTAACTACCATCATATCCaagattattttcttttttatttaaagaaatttCCAGAATATAGAGAATTAAATCTATAGAAGGTGCTATGAGACACTTGGAGCATAGAGGTTAAATCAGATGCTGGTCGGTTGACTAAAGAATGGACAAGGCAGTACCACCTAAGTTCAGCGGATGTAATTACAAACTGAGGGGATTAGGAAGGACCAACAAAAACAAAAGGATAAAGAAGCAAAGTAGCAAAACGGAATTACCTTATCAATGACTGAAGTGCATTATGATGTTCATTGCATTCTTCAATCACTCGTTCAAACAGCTCATTCTGCATGATCACATCCCATACAACAATAAATAGGAAGAAAACACTCAGCATGAATAGAACTTTGACACAAacgttaattaagaaaaaaaaagaatcccTCTAGCTGAAGGTTCAAGAACAGCGAGTATAATGAGTTAGTGCTTGAATACCAATAAAACTGGGGGCTGGCAGGCCCAGGGAAAGGCGGACAGGCAAATcaggaaaagaaaagatggatGCATTCCAACAAAAATTGACACTTTTCAAGGAAAATTGTCTTGAAAATTGATGAATACAAGAATTCTCTCACCATTTCACACAGCAAAAAGAAAATGTTCTCAAAATTATGCTGTTATTGACGTGCTAAAATCTTGGAATCTATACCGATCATGTAAAGAATATATCTAAAACTAAACTACTAAGAATTTTAAAGATCCAAAAACTTGATCCTCCAGAGTTAACGTCACTTTGAGAAATAAACAGCCGATTTTCAGAAATATTGTAATTTAGCCTATAACTTAAGCAAATAGTGCTATGAAAGACACCCAAATTCAAAGAAAAAAGCATGCCCATCAAGCAAATTTTCTATTCAACTTTGTTCGTTCAACCCTGAAGCATTTTAAATGTGCAATTAAAACTAATTTCAAATGTGCAATTAAAACTAATTTCAACAAAATAAAATGAGCAAGCCAAGAGCCTTACATTGAAAATCTTGAGATGCCCTTTTTCACCATCGGCAAACTCTTTCACCAGCTCGTACGCCTTTCTTCCGTGCATCtttcaattatatattttaccttcaaaacccaattttctttGAGACATTTCTCCGAACATGtagcataattatttttttaaaaatttatatataataataataataataaagcaaatGATTATGATTTAAGAACTACGCGAACAGAGAGAACAAAGAAACAGTAAAAAATGGGTTTCTGTGAAACtgaaaaatgaagttttaaaTACCTATTTTGGGTGTTTGGGAGAagataaagtgaaaaaaaaaaaaactaagttttGTTTTGTTTGGATCTGAAAGTAGGGTGGAGAATTTGGCGggtgatgttttaatttttaaatttagcgCCATTGAAGGGTTTTGGGCCAAGTATTCATACTTGGATCACTGTCCCTATAGTAGGCTTTATTCTGTCTCTGTCTTATTGAAAAATAAGACTGATATAAAGTTAATTTGTtctttgttaaaataaataaatcataaaattgcACTTAATTTAAATGTTAATCCATAGTGTAATACTGTAATAGTAAAGGTAATGTTTTATtatctttataatatttaatttcttgGATATAAAGAAATgcataaagtaaataaatattaaaccaTCATGATgagaaaagataaagttatcagTGTAAATTCATAATTGTACAAACAATATCCTTGATAGCATTCTTTGGCTAAAGAATGGATAATTGAACATGGTGGGAGTGTTGGCCTTATGAAATTTCAAGACACAAATAAATATGAAGTTTCACCACGTGATATACATTATTAGCATAgctatgttgaaaatttgaaatttagggatgACGTACAAGCCTATTATATTCGAGTCGTCCATGATATAACATCAAATCTtaagttcaatgagacaaagacAAAGTACATCGTCTGTATGTGATTGCTAGCAttataaaataatgtataatatatCATCACAAGGTACCCATAATGGTAAAGGGAATGATGAGTATTATACTCTTAATTACATGAACATTCTTGATGAGATATACCTATGTGAGTGTAGCCACTTTTAGGAGTTTAAGGGTTTGACTCTAACATTACTCATGAAAAGAGGTTACAAACAGATGGCTATGATAGTGTTCCGAGATAATGTGCACTGACTGGTGTtaaaatcattgtgtgagatgtgtttagttaatcaaataaaaTAGCTGGTTCAGAACATAGTTTATCATGCAacttcgattaactttaacatgttttcattaAATTCAATCGTGATCAGGcaccttcatttatgcaattgatttccaagattatcaaaatctaaaatattttggaAATTGAAGTAGGTCGTTAGAACATTTTcaagatatatatttatatagtatTCCAGTAGCTCCAAATGAAAGGTTATAAGTAACCAAATCAAGAGTTATTACTATTCAGAAGTGATGAGTTATGTCTTTTGTTATTGTACTAGATTATTAACAAATAGTTATATGGTTATTCAAATAATATCTAATGAATAATTATGTTGTGGATGTGACTATCTAAGTAGACATTTATTGGATAGTTATGTCTCTAAAAAGAGACATTAGAATTTCTATAAATAAGAGACAAATGTCATTTGCAACACATGCTAAGACACATCCAAAAAAACTCCCCACCTTCTAATATTAAAAGATTATTTTATGAAGAACTGTTAcagaaattctttatagaatTTGTTACTCTTGCCTTCGCTCAATGCTCGATGAATTGTTTTTGTCAGTACAAAACATAGACAGTTATTAGGCTTCGGATTCATTTGTCAACCATTTTTGTaggtaaagtaaaaaaaaaaactttaaaaaattgacattCTAACGTACCTGAAACTATCTATCAATTAGTttgtcataaaattatttttattatcgcGCACCAATAACTTCTCATATAATTCAATCATGTgattaagaaaagaaaactttgaCCAATGGCTTCAACCTTCAAGAATGACATGCCCACTGAGTAAAGAAGTTTCAACACTGGAATGATGAgctaagaataataataatttggttAGAACCCAAATTTCAACGAATTACTCAAGTAAGTAAATTCATGCAACATTTTCTAATTGTAAAGGACAAAAGGCCAACAAGGTCTAGTTTGTTGTCATTATCAATGAgccctttcctttttccttttgattATTTGATCAATCATGGCACCACATATCATTAATTTTATTACAAAACATGCCTTTGTTTTAAtagatgatgaatgatgataaGGAATcgcattttataaaaatttaaacttttgagatttataattattttttcaataatattatttttatggtttaatcGTCACATCCTACacttttatatttgattttatatgtttaaatttttaaatttatttcatatcatatttttatgtaacatcattcaaaatatatcattattttacaaatttagatattataaaaataaaaattaaatcatatttatattatttttataatattttaaaaatatgtattgtAAATTAAAACTTCTTGCTtgtcaattttcaatttttttttattcttaatggtcaataagggtctgtttgattgccagtaaaatgttttccgtaaaatgatttctgaaaaatgttttacttttctgtaaaatgatttactagaaaatattttctgctgtttggcagatttcctgaaaatattttccggaaaagttatttttacatatattaatatatattaataaatttttatattttaaattgtttttacatatattgcaatgatttatttataataatactcaattattaagctacaatattaatcgttataaattgaaaaaaactaatatcaaataaattatttgtaattgtgttaaaaaacaagtattgaataattaaaaaaacaagttactagaaaatcgataaacagaagcaattttctaccggaaatgaaggaaggaatgaaggaggcgatagagaggagagcacggaaaatgtcttacggaaattgaaagggtaagacattttccctaaaatgtaacccattttcccttgttttggagtttattttctaaatggaaaatgttttccgccaatcaaacgctggaaaagttggaaatgattttccggaaaatcaattccgtcaatcaaacagaTCCTAAATCTAGCACAATAAGTCAGGGATGAAGACAAAAAGAATTATGCAAAgaccaaataaaattaaaaagggttaaatataaaattagtactcAAGTTTGTCCACTTCTCTCATATTGttacatatgattttttttgtcccAGATTGGTATCCGAACTTTTTTTCCATCCACTAGTTTGGTACCGGAGCCTAACGGCGTTAAGATATTGCTAGCCACTCACGTGCCACCACGTGTCAGACTCCCAAGACCCTTTTGACCCGTGTTGACCCGactcatttgaaaaaaaaagaattaaaaacatcatttattaaaataacaaaaaaaacaacTAAATGTTTTCCATCAGTTACTGAATCAATTGGAACAAAAATCTTTTCGATTGTTTAAGAAACCTTTTGGATTATTCTTGAACATAAAAAAGccatatttgattttattttattgacaTTGAATCCTTTCACTAGTCCCGTTTCCATCCTTTAATATTTGTGTGAGAAAGCTTTTCGGTTCCATCTTTTAGTCATCTGAGAAACCCTTTCGATTACCCAACCATCTGAAAAATTCTTCACCATCTCACTGAAAGAAACATTGTTTCATCACCGATTAGTCAGCCTTTTCGATTAAGATTGTCCTATTTTCATCATTGATTACAGGTATTTGACTTAACCTTTCTAGATTTTTTTGCGTCATTGATTACTTAGCATAACTTTTTATTGATTGCATTACTTTTTTACCCATATAGAACGCATTTTTCATCATCGATGTGCTTTTTATTGtgtgtttttttaaaatagaaactTTTTGTTTTTGACTTATTCTCAGAAAGTGGCAATTTTTTTATTGGGAATGTTCGGTTTTCTGGTTTAAagaatatttaacaattttttcttattataacaactttttgtttttgtttagatATTTTATTCGTAttataactaatttctaatttttgttttccGTTGGCATTCATGTGTATGCAAAGAAGTCCATActgaagtaattttttttaagtttaaaccGATTGAGGCTGAAAGGTCAGTCtgttatgtatgtatattatgtatgttatgcaTATTGCTTTTTATGTATGTCtgttatgtatgtatattatgtATGATATGCATATTACTGTCTATTTATGTCAGTTATGTATTTATGTCagttatgtatgtatattatgtagtatattattgtttatgtatgtatgttatgttatgtttattACTGCTTATAATATGTATGTATATCATGTATGTATATTACAGTTTATATTATGTATGTGCAGTGTTTTATTATATCTTGGGATAAATGTGTGGTACATATACACTTGGCTGGAACTTTTGTCACAAACCCTTGTGTAGCCTACGTAGGAGGGGAAGTGCTGCAATGGGATTTTGAACTAGATTTCTTGTGTTCTTACACTTTGTGTGAGATGGTAGTGGAAGCTAGGTATAGAGCTATGAGGAAATTTGTATATTATGAGGGCGGGATAGATTTTAGTAAGGGACTTAGTGTTTGTTATGATAATTCATCATTCATAGCAATGATTAGTCATAGTAGAAAAATAGGGTCCATACATGTATATGTTGAACACGAGGTAGATATATACACCTAATGTTGTTGATGATACCATGTTGCTGCCTACCTCTAGAGAAAGAGAAGTAAATATTAGGGTTGGGAAACCAAATTGTAATGACGAATTAAGTTTTAATGAGAGAGTTAATGATGGGGCTGGGGAACCATTTACCGAGTTAAGTGGGGAATTTAATATGGGGCCAGAGTTGGGTGAAAGTATTGATGCATGTGCTGAGAGTGGGGAAAGTTCTAAAAGTAGTGGGACCATTGATGCAGACAACTTATTGGGCAGTGAAGGGGTTTTAGGGGCAGAATCCGAGGATGAAGAGGTGAAAAATATTAAGGCTTAGTATAGAAAATATAAACGCAAGAAAAAGAACCAAAGAGAAGGAGCAAATAAGGTTAACAGTGAGGGTCCAAATGTAGGTGAAGGTAGTGAAAAGGGAGAGAAAAATGGTGAGGTTTCAGATCCATTATGTGGGGGAAATGATTATGTCGATTCATCGAATTTGGGGTCTTATGGAAGTGATTCAGATGGTGAGGTAGCTTGTAGAAGAAACTGACATGTATGTTTCGATCCTAATAACTCAATCCCACATTTAGAGCTCGGTATGATGTTTAAAAGACTAGAAGAATTCAAGACTGCTTTAGCAAAGTATGTAGTAAAAAAAAGGTTTGATATTATTTATCTTAGGAATGAAAATGAGAGGACTAAGGCTAGTTGTAGGGAAGATGGGCGCCCTTTTAGAATATATGTTACTGTAGATAATAGTGATGAGTTTTACAAGATAAAAACTTTTATAGAAACCCACGGGTGCtcaataacttttaaaaataaaagggcATGTTACAAGTTTGTTGGAGagcattttttaagtaaaatcaaAGTAATTCCAAAGCTGAAGTTAACTGAGATGCAGAAACTAGCCAAGGAAGAGTTGAAAGTTAATCTGAGTAGGGGACATGTAGCAGGGCTAGGAGATGGGCATTGGAGGAGATCAATGGAAGGGTAAGCTATGATATCTGGATATGACTATACAAATGCGGTTAGAAAGGCAGATTGGTGTATGAAATCTGGATAGTCCAAACCAAAATCAGGGACATTGGTCCTATCTATCAACCAATGTGCCAAACAATGAGAAACACTAGTGGCTCACAAAAACCTAAGGCATCCATAACAATACAACCATAGAAAGATAAATCTAAAGCACGATCATTAAACTTGTTTATAATAAAAGTTAACATCTCTAGAAAAACTTTTTTCAATGGCCTTTTGAGCAACACAAGACAAAGTAAGAGCCTAGCCAAATGAGCATCAAAAGCCTTACCAATCATGCTAGTGAAGCTGACAAGCACTATCCCCTCATGGTTGCAAAAAATGGCACCATAAGTAGCAGTTCTCGACTCCACATTCATGCCAGGTCAACATTGATTTTGACAACATCTTCACAAGCTAGAATCCATCAAGCAACGAACGAATGTTTAGGTAACATCAGTGCGAACAAAAGGTTATGCACCATAAAGTTATGGTGAAATGGGTTAAGCACATAAAACCACATCAGACATCACATCCTTGGATCACAGTCATATTCCTAGCCTCCCACAGTTGCCAAAAGAGCACTAGAAAGCTAGTAAACGCTTTTACATCCTCATCATAGTCAACTCTAGCCAATTGATCACACTGAAAAGGACAAAGAAAGCAAATCATTATTAATACTACAAAGGGTCAGAGCATCTCTCAATACAGAACAATCTCTAGAGCATGCAAAACATCCTCCTTGGGCACCCCACACCTAGGGCACCTAGGGCCTGCTCCaataataaacatgacacatctTTCAGCCGTATGGTGAATTCTATGGCCAAGTCTCCATCCAAAAAGTCGAATCTTGGAAAGAGTTCCCAACCTTTAAATTTCCTTCCAAAAAACCTTATGGGGGGCCATCCCTAGGGAATTTAGGAGCAATCAATTATAGCCCAGTTTAGCGGAATAGACATTATTCAGTGCATGTCCCCATGCCAAAACATCACCAGTTAAGGCATCTCTTGTAGGAAGCTAGGCAATCTGGTTGGCTATATCATCATCCTACAGAGACTGAATTAAAGGAAAATTCAATTGATAGGGTAATAAGAGGAATTTTCGAACCGATTAAGATTGGTGACATCCTCAGAGATCACAATGGTTTGTGGTTAATTATCTTCTCAAAATATATTAGTGTATCAAATCTAGCTTATGCAGAGGTGCTTGCTAAAAAGGAAGTCTACtttacattatttatttaaaagtggGTTGCCTTTCACAAGTTGTTGAGAATTAGTCTTCCCCAGCTAGAGCGTCTAACACATTCAAAGATATGACTATGGCATGCCATAGATTTGGTGAAGGCAACTAGTGGATGATAAAATTGACTCCAAGAGAAGACAATGATGTTTTTAGTAGACTAGCTAAGGTTGGGATTAAAAGAGGTTCGAATATGTTAAGTGTATGTGGTTAATGTGTGTTTCTTTTCTTATGTTGTTGGTTTTATGATATTGATATAATATTGCTTGGGGGTTTTGTATTGAAAGTCAATTATGGGATGCAAATGACaatatgtttgtatgtttgtaccTCTACTTTAGTTTGTCTTAatgaaattttacctttttaaaaaaaggaaaagcatataaactaaaaattatcaaattggagaataaataaaaaatttataaattaagtaTTGTATGAGACTAATAGTAGAACTAGACCTAACGAAATTAATTACTATTGTTTAGgtcaaaatagaaattttaaaattttaaaaaagtatagaAAGTAAAATTGGCCAAATTAGATTATAGGAAATAAATTTACAACTTACACATAAAACAtggaataataacaaaattt
Coding sequences within it:
- the LOC107914874 gene encoding DNA replication complex GINS protein PSF1, giving the protein MHGRKAYELVKEFADGEKGHLKIFNNELFERVIEECNEHHNALQSLIRKMQEEGLEVQTARNADHYGALIHHLSLIRNKRCLMAYVYNRAEIIRELAWKVGLLHELPGEIQEKFSDSEEQYFKDHSKSLKSYMSQLSLDVNVDMVPPKDPYIKVRVLEDLGSGIILSDKSANFARHSMHFLKRTDAEQYVARGLMEELTG